Sequence from the Rhodococcus jostii RHA1 genome:
CCCTCCTGTTGCGAGTGCTCTGACTCCGCCGCTGGCGGCTGCGGTGTCACCACGGTCCGATGATCCCCTGTTCTCTCGATGATCGCTGCCGATCCCACATCGTTATGGGAACGCTACCGCCTCGTACCGTGAAATTTCCCCTCGACACGCTTTCCGTCACCTCGCCCGGGGGTGCGCTCCGGCCCACACCTCGCGCAGCGCACCCACTGTCACCAGCGTATATATCTGGGTGGTCGTCACCGAGGCATGCCCAAGCAGCTCCTGGACGACGCGGACGTCGGCGCCGCCGTCGAGCAGATGCGTCGCGAACGAGTGGCGGAGCGTGTGCGGTGACACCGCCGACGAGATGCCCGCCGCGTCCGCCGCGGCCTGCAGCACCTTCCACGCGCTCTGGCGGGACAGGCGTCCGCCGCGGACATTGAGGAACAGCGCTGGTGTTCCGCGTGATGCCAGCGCCGGCCGGCCCCGGATCAGGTAGGCGTCGAGGGATTCGACGGCAGGCCGGCCCACCGGCACCACCCGCTGCTTGCCGCCCTTGCCCCGCAGCAGCACCGACCGGGTCTCGGTGTCGACGTCGTCGACGTCCAGGCCGACGGCTTCGGAGATGCGGGCGCCCGTCGAATACAGCAGTTCGAGCAGCGCGCGGTCGCGGACCGCCCGCGGACCGTCGGCGGGTCCGCTGCCGCCGACCGCCTCCAGAAGCGCCAGCACCTCGTTGACCGGCAGCGACTTGGGGAGCCGTTTCGCCGGCGACGGCGGCCGCACGTCCCGGGCGACGTCCACTGCGGTCATCCCCTCGGCCGCGGCGAACCGGTGGAATCCGCGCACCGCGATCAGGGCGCGGGCCGCCGAGCTCGCGGCCAGCGGCGGCAGTTCGCGATTCGGATCGCCGCTGCGCAGAGCGATCACGAAGTCACTGACATCCTGTTCGCGGATCCGGTCGATGTCGGTGAGCTCCCGGTCGGCGAGGAACTGCGTGTAGCGCTCGAGGTCGCGGCGATACGAACCGAGGGTGTTGCGGGCGGCTCCGCGCTCGACAGCCAGGTGGTCGAGGTACGAATCCACCTGCCGCGCAATTACCACGTCATGCCCGCGCGGCCTCGTCCCCGCCGGTGCGCGAGCGTTTCCTCTCGCTGAACCTGTCGGGGCGATCGACCCAGGGCGCGGTCACGTCGCGGAGTTCGCCGACACCGCCCATGCGGGACCGGGCAGCGGCGAGTGCCATGAGCCCGGCCACGGCCGTGGCGTTGACGATGGTCCCGTTCAGCACCATCGACACGACCTCGTCGAGCGGAATCCGCTCGATCTCGAGGTCGGCTTCCTCGTCCTCCGGGGCGGGCCGGTCCACCTCGTACAGGTCCTCGGCGAGGAACACGCGCACCGACTCGTCCGTGAACCCGGGCGACAGAACGACATCCACGAGAACGGACCAGCGACGGGCCCCGAGCCCGGTCTCCTCCGCGAGCTCGCGCCTGGCCGCGTCGACCGGGTCCTCCCCCGGCTCGTCCAGCAGGCCCGCCGGGATCTCCCACAATCGGCGCCCCACCGGGTGCCGATACTGGTGGATCAGGACGACCCGGTCCTCGTCGTCGAGCACCACGACGGCAACGGCTCCGTGGTGCTCGACGACCTCACGTTCGGCGGTCCGGCCGTCCGGCATCGCGACGTGATCCACGCGCAGGGCGAGGATCGCGCCGCTGTAGACGGCGCGCGAGTCGAGAGTCTCGAATTCGTGCCGGCCGGTGTCGGTCATGGTCGGTTTCGCCCTATCCCGCGCTGTCGACGGACGCGACCTCGTCGCGGTCGGCGGAGTCGGCGAGTTCGTCATCGGTGGCGACGGCGGCCCGCTCCTCACCGTGCACGTCGACGGGAAGCCGCTCTTCGAGCTTGTGCTTCAGCGCCGCGTCGACGAACGCCGCGAACAGCGGGTGCGGACGCGTCGGACGGCTCTTCAGCTCGGGGTGCGCCTGCGTCGCGACGAAGAACGGGTGCTGGTCGGCCGGGTACTCGACGAACTCGACGAGGTGACCGTCGGGCGAGGTTCCGCTGAACCGGAGTCCGCTCTTCGCGATCCGGTCGCGGTACGCGTTGTTGACCTCGTAGCGGTGACGGTGACGCTCGGACACCTCTTCGCTGCCGTACGCGCGGGCGACGACGGATCCCTTCGTCAGGACGGCGGGGTACGCGCCGAGGCGCATCGTGCCGCCGAGGTCCGCCTCGCCGGCGATGACGTCTTCCTGGTCGGCCATCGTGGAGATCACGGGGTGCGTGGTCTCGGGCTCGAACTCGGCGGAGTTGGCGTCGTCGAGACCCACGCTGCGCGCAGCCTCGATCACGACGCACTGCAGGCCGAGGCATAGTCCGAGCAGCGGGATCTTCCGGTGACGGGCGTACCGGATCGCACCGAGCTTGCCCTCGATACCGCGGATCCCGAAGCCGCCGGGAATCAGCACGCCGTCGACGTCGCCGAGGGCGGCCTGCGCGCCCGCCTCCGTCTCACACGCGTCGGACGGCACCCAGGAGATTTCCACCTTCGAGCGGTTCGCGAACCCACCGGCACGCAGCGCCTCGGTGACGGACAGGTAGGCGTCCGGCAGGTCGACGTATTTTCCGACCAGGGCGATTCGCACGGTCTCGCGCGGCTGGTGGACGCGCTCGAGCAGGTTGCCCCACACGGTCCAGTCCACATCGCGGAACGGCAGACCCAGCTGACGCACCACGTAGGCGTCGAGGCCCTCGCTGTGCAGCACCTTCGGGATGTCGTAGATCGAGGGCGCGTCGGGTGTCGAGATGCACCCGTCGACGTCGACGTCGCACATGAGGGCGATCTTGTTCTTCAGCGCCGGGGGAACCTCGCGGTCGCAGCGCAGGATCAGCGCGTCGGGCTGGATACCGATGTTTCGCAGTGCCGCGACCGAGTGCTGGGTGGGCTTCGTCTTGAGCTCGCCCGACGGCGCCAGGTACGGCACCAGGGAGACGTGGAGGAAGAAGACATTGTCGCGACCGACGTCGTGGCGCACCTGACGGGCGGCCTCGAGGAACGGCTGCGACTCGATGTCACCGACGGTGCCACCGATCTCGGTGATGACGACGTCCGGCTGGTGTCCCTGGAGGTCCGGTCCGCTCATGGCGAGGATCCGGCTCTTGATCTCATCCGTGATGTGCGGGATCACCTGGACGGTGTCGCCGAGGTATTCGCCGCGCCGCTCCTTGGCGATGACCGTCGAATACACCTGGCCGGTGGTGACATTCGCCTGACCGGACAGGTCGCGATCGAGGAAACGCTCGTAGTGGCCGACGTCGAGGTCGGTCTCGGCACCGTCGTCGGTGACGAAGACCTCACCGTGCTGGAACGGGTTCATCGTGCCCGGATCGACGTTGAGATACGGATCCAGTTTCTGCATGGTCACGCGCATTCCTCGCGCGGTCAGCAATTGCCCGAGGCTCGAGGCTGTGAGGCCCTTGCCGAGTGAGGAGGCGACGCCGCCGCTCACGAAGATGTGCTTGGTAGCGGTACGCGAATGAGTGCGTGACTGTGGCAAAGGGGCTCCCGTGACGACTGTGCAGGGCTTGGTCTGTTCGAGCAATGCTGGGGCCTGCCGACCCACGGGACTTCACGGTAACACCTTGTCGTACGTCCCGGAAACAACGCGCCGCGATTGACCGCCCCGATGTGACGCGCGCTACGCCGGGGTGGCCCCGACGGTGACCCCGGTCGTGCCGGGCCCGGTGCCGTACCGGCCGGCGCCGCCGTTCAGTTGCTCCTGCAGGGCCAGCGGAACGGTGATCTTGCCCGCTTCCCGGTCGATGTTGTCGATCGTCGTGAGCGCCGCGGAGAGGGCCGCGTCGGCCCGCGCCACGGCGACCGCGCCGTTGCCCTGTGCCGACGCCGGACGCCCGGCGAGAACCGCCCCGGCACCGCGCGCATCCAGCGCGCCCGCGAACCGGGCCACCACCGCACCACGGTTGCCGCTGACGCCGTCCTCCACGTCGCGGTCGCCGGTCAGCACCACCGCGACCTGTGCCGGTTGGACCGCACCGTCGTCGTAACTGACGAATCCGGCACCCCGGAGGGTCTCGAGAGCGAGCGCCATCTCCTGTGCGGAACTCTGCGGCTGGCCCGTTTCCTTGCCGAGCATCAGGACCGAGCCGAGCAGGTCGCCTGCGAGGCTGCCCTGGTCGACGGCCCCGGTCTTCAGCGTGACACCCGCAGGGATCACGTTGTTGACGACCGTCCGCAGCCGGTCACCGCCCGTCGCGTCCACGAACGAATCGGTCAACGACACCCGGCCGGTCACCGACCCGCCGGCCTGCGCGATCATGCGGTTGACCCCGTCGAGGTCGGCGGGGTCGGCATCCGGGGTCGTCACGACCATCACGGTGCGTTGCGCGAGAGAGTCGGCCACCACGCGGCCGCCCACGGCGGAATCGAAGCCGTCCGCCGAGTTCAGCTGCTCGGTCAGCTGGTTGTTGCGTTCGTTCGCCTTCTCCACGTCGGTCTGCAGGTCGGCCTTGTCGTCGCGCAGCCCCGACACGAGACCGCTCGACAACAGGCCGGAACCCATCACCACGCCGATTGCCAGAGCCAGGAAGATCGCCGCTATGGAAATGGCATGGTGACGCAGAGAAATCACTTGAAGAACCCCTGAACCCACAACGCGAAGCTGTTCCACGTCGTGACGGCCCAGTCCAATGCCTCACCACCGATGTTCGACACCACCAGGGCCACGATCACCGCAACCAGTGCGGCCAGCACCAGCAGCGCGATCGCGCCGCCCGACACCCGGCTCCGGTACAGGGTCGCCACGGCCTTCGCGTCCACCAGTTTCGGCCCGACCTTCAGCCGGGTCATGAACGCCGACGGGTTGCTGTCGCGGCGGCCGCGGTCGAAGAACTCGTCGAGGGAGACGGTGCTCCCGACCGTGACGATCAGCGACGCGCCATGATGATCGGCCAGCAGTAGTGCCAGGTCGGACGGGGACCCTGACGCGGGGAACGTCATCGCTCCGATGCCGAGGTCCTGGATCCGTGACAGACCGGGTGCGTGACCGTCCTGGTCGGCGGGGAGAACCACCTCGGCGCCCGACTTCAACGTGGCGCTCGTGATGTCCTCGGGGTCACCGACGATGAGGTCGGGGCGATAGCCCGCCGACTTGAGGACGTCGGCGCCTGCCCCGACGCCGATGAGGATCGGCGAGTACTCCTTGATGAACGGCTTGAGGTTCTTCAGGTCGGACGCGTGGTCCGGTCCGTCGGACACGATCACGACGTGCCGTTCCTTCATGTCGACGTCGACGTCGGGGACGCCGACTCCATCGATCAGCAGCGGACTTTCGGTGCGGATGAACTCGATGGTGTTGCCGGAGAACGCCTCGAGGTGGTCGACCAGACCGGTCTTCGCCTCGATCATCCGGTCGGAGATCTCCGCCTCGGTCTGTTCCTCGCCCTTCGCAATGCGCCGTTCCCCGGAGTAGACACCTCCCCCGTTCACCCGGACCTTGCTGCCGTCCTTGATGCTCTTGAAGATCTCGGTGCCGGCCGAATCCACCAGGAGGATCCCGTTGGCGACGATCACCTCCGGTCCGAGGTTGGGATAGCGCCCCGAGATGGAGGGCGACGCGTTGATCACTGCGAGAACGCCGGCCTTCACCAGGGCGTCCGCGGTCCCGCGATCGAGGTCGAGCTCGTCGAGAACGACGATGTCACCGGGTCCGACGCGTCGCAGCA
This genomic interval carries:
- a CDS encoding NUDIX domain-containing protein; amino-acid sequence: MTDTGRHEFETLDSRAVYSGAILALRVDHVAMPDGRTAEREVVEHHGAVAVVVLDDEDRVVLIHQYRHPVGRRLWEIPAGLLDEPGEDPVDAARRELAEETGLGARRWSVLVDVVLSPGFTDESVRVFLAEDLYEVDRPAPEDEEADLEIERIPLDEVVSMVLNGTIVNATAVAGLMALAAARSRMGGVGELRDVTAPWVDRPDRFSERKRSRTGGDEAARA
- the xerD gene encoding site-specific tyrosine recombinase XerD, coding for MVIARQVDSYLDHLAVERGAARNTLGSYRRDLERYTQFLADRELTDIDRIREQDVSDFVIALRSGDPNRELPPLAASSAARALIAVRGFHRFAAAEGMTAVDVARDVRPPSPAKRLPKSLPVNEVLALLEAVGGSGPADGPRAVRDRALLELLYSTGARISEAVGLDVDDVDTETRSVLLRGKGGKQRVVPVGRPAVESLDAYLIRGRPALASRGTPALFLNVRGGRLSRQSAWKVLQAAADAAGISSAVSPHTLRHSFATHLLDGGADVRVVQELLGHASVTTTQIYTLVTVGALREVWAGAHPRAR
- the steA gene encoding putative cytokinetic ring protein SteA → MKMPALLSRNTETLPGVSGIARVDRNTAKLLRRVGPGDIVVLDELDLDRGTADALVKAGVLAVINASPSISGRYPNLGPEVIVANGILLVDSAGTEIFKSIKDGSKVRVNGGGVYSGERRIAKGEEQTEAEISDRMIEAKTGLVDHLEAFSGNTIEFIRTESPLLIDGVGVPDVDVDMKERHVVIVSDGPDHASDLKNLKPFIKEYSPILIGVGAGADVLKSAGYRPDLIVGDPEDITSATLKSGAEVVLPADQDGHAPGLSRIQDLGIGAMTFPASGSPSDLALLLADHHGASLIVTVGSTVSLDEFFDRGRRDSNPSAFMTRLKVGPKLVDAKAVATLYRSRVSGGAIALLVLAALVAVIVALVVSNIGGEALDWAVTTWNSFALWVQGFFK
- a CDS encoding CTP synthase, giving the protein MPQSRTHSRTATKHIFVSGGVASSLGKGLTASSLGQLLTARGMRVTMQKLDPYLNVDPGTMNPFQHGEVFVTDDGAETDLDVGHYERFLDRDLSGQANVTTGQVYSTVIAKERRGEYLGDTVQVIPHITDEIKSRILAMSGPDLQGHQPDVVITEIGGTVGDIESQPFLEAARQVRHDVGRDNVFFLHVSLVPYLAPSGELKTKPTQHSVAALRNIGIQPDALILRCDREVPPALKNKIALMCDVDVDGCISTPDAPSIYDIPKVLHSEGLDAYVVRQLGLPFRDVDWTVWGNLLERVHQPRETVRIALVGKYVDLPDAYLSVTEALRAGGFANRSKVEISWVPSDACETEAGAQAALGDVDGVLIPGGFGIRGIEGKLGAIRYARHRKIPLLGLCLGLQCVVIEAARSVGLDDANSAEFEPETTHPVISTMADQEDVIAGEADLGGTMRLGAYPAVLTKGSVVARAYGSEEVSERHRHRYEVNNAYRDRIAKSGLRFSGTSPDGHLVEFVEYPADQHPFFVATQAHPELKSRPTRPHPLFAAFVDAALKHKLEERLPVDVHGEERAAVATDDELADSADRDEVASVDSAG
- a CDS encoding copper transporter; the protein is MISLRHHAISIAAIFLALAIGVVMGSGLLSSGLVSGLRDDKADLQTDVEKANERNNQLTEQLNSADGFDSAVGGRVVADSLAQRTVMVVTTPDADPADLDGVNRMIAQAGGSVTGRVSLTDSFVDATGGDRLRTVVNNVIPAGVTLKTGAVDQGSLAGDLLGSVLMLGKETGQPQSSAQEMALALETLRGAGFVSYDDGAVQPAQVAVVLTGDRDVEDGVSGNRGAVVARFAGALDARGAGAVLAGRPASAQGNGAVAVARADAALSAALTTIDNIDREAGKITVPLALQEQLNGGAGRYGTGPGTTGVTVGATPA